From a region of the Candidatus Brocadia sp. genome:
- a CDS encoding glycosyltransferase: MTFLNNQPAINNGRPSVSACMIVKNEERFLAQCLTSIKNAVNEIIIVDTGSTDKTIEIAQSFGAKIYHHPWKNSFSEARNHSLRYATCDWILQIDADETLEHADIPLLHRLICENSYDAIFVAIYSELPGGQSKHYYTRIFRRGKAYFEGIVHNQLIFEGIPFQSEIRFYHYGYNLTDQEMRKKYKRTGDLLRQQLAENPDNLFIMTNLIRNYRNEFDFNKVIELGEKGLKLSEPQTDYNARNQRQRIYVDLVHAFINTNQLDKAEGICSEAIKENHDSLDILFVMGEILLRKEKFHDALYYFKKYLIIKDREDKKPVFNLSIVDAYYYEHKAYDNIGVCYEKLHLPNEAEIAYKKAITLNDKEPQHYSNLAQLYISQQSVEKAEDIVTTAIKRGIGNDSLYMLTGQIQSLMKKPYDAINTMRQLICRSNRNIPAYLFLINLLIQTNQLKEAEDTVQAIISSNPDHLGLKCLRERIKFKNGDKDSAIKFIHTILESNSSDGSVYHDLGNLCIEIEEYHTAIELLEKYLKVAPVDTNTVTNIATCYAKLGKLEPALMGFQAALTLDPACTYALQNLEIMNRRLKNQHD; the protein is encoded by the coding sequence ATGACCTTTTTGAATAATCAACCTGCAATAAACAACGGTAGACCTTCCGTGTCTGCATGCATGATTGTTAAAAATGAAGAGAGATTTTTAGCCCAGTGTCTGACAAGCATCAAAAACGCCGTTAATGAAATTATTATTGTTGATACAGGTTCCACCGATAAGACCATCGAAATTGCCCAATCCTTTGGCGCAAAAATATATCATCATCCCTGGAAGAACAGTTTCAGTGAGGCACGAAATCATTCATTACGTTATGCAACGTGTGATTGGATTTTACAAATTGATGCGGACGAGACGCTCGAACATGCGGACATCCCGCTTTTACATAGGTTAATATGCGAAAACTCGTACGATGCCATATTTGTTGCTATCTATAGCGAACTTCCTGGTGGTCAATCAAAGCATTACTATACCAGAATATTCCGGAGGGGTAAGGCCTATTTCGAGGGAATTGTACACAATCAACTCATTTTCGAGGGTATACCATTTCAATCCGAGATAAGATTCTACCACTATGGATACAATTTAACCGACCAAGAAATGCGAAAAAAGTATAAAAGGACGGGAGATCTTTTAAGACAGCAGCTTGCGGAAAATCCTGACAATCTTTTTATCATGACAAATCTTATCCGAAACTACAGAAATGAATTTGATTTTAATAAAGTTATTGAGTTAGGGGAAAAAGGATTAAAATTATCTGAGCCACAGACAGATTATAACGCAAGAAATCAGAGACAAAGAATATACGTTGATCTTGTCCATGCCTTTATCAATACAAACCAACTCGACAAGGCTGAAGGGATCTGTTCGGAAGCAATTAAAGAAAATCACGACTCTCTTGACATTTTATTCGTTATGGGAGAAATCCTATTGAGAAAGGAGAAATTCCACGACGCCTTATACTATTTTAAAAAATACCTTATTATCAAAGACAGAGAAGACAAAAAACCGGTATTTAACCTATCCATCGTTGATGCATATTATTATGAACATAAGGCATATGATAATATTGGGGTGTGCTATGAAAAGCTGCATCTGCCAAATGAGGCCGAAATAGCGTACAAAAAGGCTATCACTCTCAACGACAAAGAACCGCAGCACTATTCAAACCTTGCACAACTATATATTTCTCAGCAGAGTGTAGAAAAAGCTGAAGATATAGTTACTACCGCTATAAAACGGGGCATTGGAAATGATTCACTTTATATGCTGACCGGACAAATACAATCTTTGATGAAGAAGCCTTATGATGCTATTAATACCATGAGGCAATTAATCTGCAGAAGCAATAGAAATATTCCTGCGTATCTATTTTTAATAAACTTATTAATACAAACAAATCAGCTGAAAGAAGCAGAAGATACGGTACAAGCAATAATTTCATCCAATCCGGATCATTTGGGACTCAAATGTCTCAGGGAAAGAATAAAATTCAAAAATGGTGATAAGGATAGCGCTATCAAATTTATCCATACCATACTCGAATCCAACTCATCAGATGGTAGTGTGTATCATGATCTTGGAAACCTTTGCATAGAAATAGAAGAGTATCATACTGCTATTGAGCTGTTGGAAAAATACCTTAAAGTAGCTCCTGTTGATACAAACACAGTTACTAACATCGCGACCTGTTATGCAAAATTAGGCAAACTGGAACCAGCACTCATGGGATTTCAAGCAGCGCTTACATTAGATCCTGCCTGCACCTACGCCTTACAGAATCTTGAAATTATGAACAGAAGGTTAAAGAATCAGCATGACTAA
- a CDS encoding glycosyltransferase: protein MTDKGRQAVLNNNRPTLSACMIVKNEEKFLSQCLASIKGAVDEIIIVDTGSTDKTVDIAHSFSANVYHHPWNNSFSEARNHSLEYARGDWILQIDADETLEQTDIPLLHTLINNDSYNVIYVAIYNELPGGCAKHYFQRIFRRGKAHFEGIVHNQLIFEGKALQSEIRFYHYGYNLSEQEMQKKYTRTGDLLRQQLAGNPGNLFIMANLVRNYRNEYAFDKVIDFAENGLKISASQTDLVSKNQRQRMSIDLAHAFINKNLIDKAELVCKKALIENPDSFDILLVMGEVFMKKGVFHDALPCFKKYLILKEKENKEPTFFLLSSDFYQYEHTVYNHIGECYKHLGLIHEAIVAYKKAIELNSRDPLNYANLINLYISQDRLIDAKDLTFAAIKSGIANHLIYHLLGKIYAAEGKMNDAIDACKQSLRMDNTNIPTHAYLINLLIQINHLDEASKILKDMLSLYPEEFTFLCLLERITYKQGNKESLVSFVRNILQSNPSDHNIYLHLGSLCMEVEEYADAIEAFERYLRTSSKVDASVIADIAVCYAKQGMREPALFGFQTALKLDPNCKCALQNLAALKANA from the coding sequence ATGACAGATAAAGGACGTCAAGCAGTACTTAACAACAATCGGCCTACGCTCTCCGCGTGTATGATCGTTAAAAACGAGGAGAAATTTTTATCACAATGCCTTGCAAGTATTAAAGGCGCCGTGGATGAAATTATTATCGTGGATACAGGCTCCACCGATAAAACCGTCGATATTGCACATTCCTTTAGTGCAAACGTCTATCACCATCCCTGGAATAACAGCTTTAGTGAGGCACGCAATCACTCCCTGGAGTATGCACGAGGCGATTGGATTCTGCAAATCGATGCTGATGAAACACTTGAACAGACGGATATCCCGCTTTTACACACATTAATAAATAATGACTCGTATAATGTCATTTATGTTGCAATCTATAATGAACTTCCAGGGGGATGCGCGAAACACTACTTCCAAAGAATATTTCGCAGAGGCAAGGCACACTTTGAAGGAATTGTGCACAATCAGCTTATATTCGAGGGAAAAGCACTTCAATCTGAGATACGGTTCTATCATTATGGCTATAACTTATCGGAACAGGAGATGCAAAAGAAGTATACAAGGACGGGGGATCTTTTACGACAGCAGCTTGCAGGAAATCCCGGCAATTTATTTATCATGGCAAACCTGGTTCGAAATTACCGAAATGAATATGCCTTTGATAAGGTCATAGATTTCGCAGAAAATGGATTAAAGATATCCGCCTCCCAAACAGATCTCGTTTCAAAAAATCAACGACAAAGAATGTCGATTGACCTGGCACACGCATTCATAAACAAGAACCTGATAGACAAAGCAGAGCTGGTATGCAAGAAAGCGCTGATAGAAAATCCTGACTCATTTGATATCTTATTAGTCATGGGAGAAGTCTTCATGAAAAAAGGCGTTTTTCATGATGCCCTTCCGTGCTTTAAAAAATATCTGATTTTAAAAGAAAAGGAAAATAAAGAGCCAACATTCTTTTTACTCTCCTCCGACTTTTATCAATATGAACATACGGTATACAATCATATTGGCGAATGCTACAAACACCTTGGACTGATTCATGAGGCGATCGTAGCTTACAAAAAAGCTATCGAATTAAACAGCCGTGATCCCCTTAATTACGCAAATCTGATTAACCTTTACATTTCTCAAGACAGATTAATCGATGCAAAAGATTTAACATTCGCTGCAATAAAATCAGGGATTGCCAACCATCTGATCTACCACTTACTGGGAAAGATATATGCTGCAGAGGGAAAAATGAACGATGCTATTGATGCCTGCAAACAATCTCTTAGAATGGATAATACCAATATACCGACACACGCATATTTAATAAACCTCTTAATACAGATAAATCATCTTGATGAGGCTAGCAAAATATTAAAGGACATGCTCTCTTTGTATCCGGAAGAATTTACCTTTCTCTGTCTTCTGGAGAGGATCACGTATAAACAGGGCAATAAGGAGAGTCTTGTCTCTTTTGTTAGAAATATCCTGCAGTCTAACCCATCAGATCACAATATATACCTTCACTTAGGATCCCTCTGCATGGAAGTGGAGGAATATGCTGATGCGATTGAGGCGTTTGAAAGATATCTCAGAACCTCATCTAAAGTTGATGCATCCGTGATTGCTGATATTGCAGTTTGCTATGCAAAACAAGGCATGCGAGAACCGGCTTTGTTCGGATTCCAGACCGCTCTTAAACTTGACCCCAACTGCAAATGCGCTTTACAAAATCTTGCCGCCTTAAAAGCCAATGCATAA
- a CDS encoding glycosyltransferase, whose product MKKSQHQKISACLIVKNEEELLPNCLSSIKNTVDEIIIVDTGSTDSTVTIAKDFGAKVYHHPWNDSFSEARNHCLKYASGNWIFQIDADEELEQADIMKLQKAINNVKCNAIAVAIHSAIQDNYHTFYNIRIFRRGKGFYQGIIHEQLIIDGDRLSADIRLYHHGYNLDPHKMKEKWQKTTRLLQKQLEQNKYDSFAWFNLIRNYRTQELFNDGIIAGEKALTLFTPDPGTIHPEMGITMHHYAMIVYETANCYLHLASASRAKELCYKALSKLEAAGNTPENIDILFTLACAYLKEGSYQKAVQYFHRFLSLREWHLNNVGTNTFMTDTLGYDYAAHNGIGYCLGNLGQWGIAIDHLEKAIALNPRYRNAYYNLALCFENTGDINNAVNTLLRTVSEDIADDAVWLHLGELYIQQNTYEKALPYFEKYLKNHPADKNVLLKIVWCYEKLGHLEAALIGYRSVEALKEPA is encoded by the coding sequence ATGAAAAAATCTCAGCATCAGAAAATTTCAGCGTGCTTGATTGTAAAAAATGAGGAAGAACTGCTTCCCAACTGCTTGAGCAGCATCAAAAACACAGTCGATGAGATAATTATTGTCGATACGGGATCTACCGATAGCACCGTGACCATTGCTAAAGATTTTGGCGCTAAAGTCTATCATCACCCGTGGAATGACAGCTTCAGCGAGGCAAGAAATCATTGCTTAAAATACGCATCGGGTAACTGGATTTTTCAGATTGATGCAGATGAAGAACTCGAACAAGCTGATATTATGAAGCTGCAAAAGGCCATAAACAACGTCAAATGTAATGCAATTGCCGTAGCAATCCACAGCGCCATACAAGACAATTATCATACATTTTATAATATTAGAATTTTCAGGCGTGGCAAGGGATTCTATCAGGGCATTATACACGAGCAATTGATTATTGACGGAGACCGTCTTTCAGCTGACATAAGGTTGTATCATCACGGGTATAATCTTGATCCGCATAAAATGAAGGAAAAGTGGCAAAAAACTACCCGTCTTCTTCAAAAACAACTTGAACAAAATAAATACGACAGCTTTGCATGGTTTAATCTTATACGGAACTATCGTACCCAGGAGCTCTTTAACGATGGTATCATCGCGGGAGAAAAGGCCCTCACCCTATTTACGCCAGACCCTGGTACAATACATCCGGAAATGGGCATCACTATGCATCACTATGCGATGATTGTCTATGAAACTGCGAATTGCTATCTTCATCTGGCATCCGCGTCAAGAGCAAAGGAATTATGTTACAAAGCCCTATCAAAGCTAGAAGCAGCTGGGAACACACCAGAAAACATTGATATTCTATTTACCCTGGCCTGTGCCTACTTAAAAGAAGGAAGTTATCAAAAAGCGGTTCAGTATTTTCACCGCTTTTTATCCCTGCGAGAATGGCACCTTAACAACGTAGGTACGAATACCTTTATGACTGACACGTTGGGATATGATTATGCTGCGCATAACGGTATCGGTTATTGTCTGGGAAATTTAGGACAATGGGGAATTGCAATAGACCATTTAGAAAAAGCGATAGCTCTCAATCCCAGATACCGTAATGCATACTATAATCTTGCCCTTTGTTTTGAAAACACAGGAGATATTAACAATGCGGTTAATACCCTCTTAAGAACTGTTTCCGAAGATATTGCAGATGATGCCGTATGGTTACATTTGGGAGAATTATATATACAACAAAATACCTATGAAAAGGCATTGCCGTATTTTGAGAAATATTTAAAGAACCACCCTGCTGATAAAAACGTATTACTGAAAATCGTCTGGTGTTATGAAAAATTAGGCCATCTGGAGGCAGCGTTGATTGGCTATCGGTCAGTAGAAGCCTTAAAAGAACCAGCATAG
- a CDS encoding DUF268 domain-containing protein, whose amino-acid sequence MIQDNLTENLVRFVHHLNTTNSPIIKHPGFSQYISDIKEYCKDAHAESRIALWPCLDDKTHETFFDKYYFYQDTWAARKIFEIRPKQVIDLGSTALLVGIISQFVPTISIDIRPLSVSLPGLICERAIITALPFDACTIEFLSSMSVIEHVGLGRYGDKLDAKGSIKAFMEISRIMKPGGHFLFSVPLSHTPGLSFNAHRIFSKQQIMSLLSNFRLQEELFLFPEPGTERDVTTLKGFRFCVWCAHMIKMDN is encoded by the coding sequence ATGATACAAGACAACTTGACAGAAAATCTCGTCCGCTTTGTTCACCATCTCAATACTACAAACTCTCCAATAATAAAACATCCAGGGTTTTCTCAATATATATCGGACATTAAAGAATACTGCAAGGACGCTCATGCCGAATCTCGTATTGCCCTTTGGCCTTGCCTTGATGATAAAACTCACGAAACATTCTTTGATAAATATTACTTTTATCAGGATACGTGGGCTGCCCGCAAGATATTTGAAATACGTCCAAAACAAGTAATAGACTTAGGGTCTACTGCATTACTTGTTGGAATCATTTCTCAATTTGTCCCCACAATCAGTATTGATATAAGACCTTTATCTGTTTCATTGCCAGGCCTCATCTGTGAGCGTGCTATCATTACCGCCTTGCCTTTCGACGCATGTACCATTGAATTTCTCAGTAGCATGAGTGTCATTGAACACGTTGGGCTTGGGCGCTATGGGGACAAATTAGATGCAAAAGGAAGTATCAAGGCCTTTATGGAGATCTCACGGATAATGAAACCCGGAGGGCATTTTCTGTTCAGCGTTCCCCTGAGTCATACCCCAGGGCTGTCATTTAATGCTCACAGGATTTTTAGTAAGCAGCAAATAATGTCTTTGTTATCAAATTTTAGGTTACAGGAAGAACTGTTTCTTTTCCCTGAACCGGGAACTGAGAGAGACGTAACAACACTTAAGGGTTTTCGGTTCTGTGTCTGGTGTGCCCATATGATAAAAATGGATAACTAA
- the wecB gene encoding UDP-N-acetylglucosamine 2-epimerase (non-hydrolyzing) has product MPKIMSVIGTRPEAIKLAPVIKELGRHSGALKSIVTVTAQHRQMLDSVLKVFAIQPDYDLNLMADNQGLADITSKVLKNIEPVYEKEQPDLVLIQGDTTTAFAAALAAYYRHIPVGHVEAGLRSRNKYHPFPEEINRCLTSVIAHLHFAPTKEAKNNLLNEGVDEGLICVTGNTVIDALLNIARHDFTFDNDSLNTIKGKMVLITAHRRESFGQPFMNICNAIMTLAKKYPNVTFVYPVHPNPNVRNLVYSMLEHTANIFLIEPLEYGPFVHLMKRACIILTDSGGIQEEAPSLQKPVLILREVTERPEAVMAGCAKLVGTRPETIIQETIRLLEDRKEYHRMAHAVNPFGDGYAAKRIINFIRNKFIHNQDTLEVLECITG; this is encoded by the coding sequence ATGCCAAAAATAATGAGTGTGATCGGCACGCGACCGGAAGCAATAAAGCTTGCACCGGTTATTAAAGAACTCGGGCGACATTCGGGCGCACTCAAAAGCATTGTCACGGTCACTGCACAACACAGACAAATGCTTGACAGCGTACTGAAGGTCTTCGCTATTCAGCCCGATTATGATCTGAATCTTATGGCTGATAATCAAGGACTCGCAGATATCACAAGCAAGGTATTAAAAAATATAGAGCCGGTTTATGAGAAGGAGCAACCTGATCTGGTTTTAATACAGGGAGACACAACTACCGCGTTTGCAGCCGCATTAGCCGCCTATTACAGGCACATACCCGTTGGGCATGTTGAAGCTGGTCTACGGTCGCGGAATAAATATCATCCTTTTCCAGAAGAAATAAATCGTTGCCTTACGAGTGTTATAGCGCATCTGCACTTTGCGCCAACAAAGGAAGCAAAAAACAATTTGTTGAATGAAGGAGTTGATGAAGGCCTTATTTGTGTAACCGGCAATACGGTTATCGATGCCCTGCTGAATATCGCAAGGCATGATTTTACTTTTGATAATGACTCGCTCAACACCATAAAGGGCAAAATGGTGTTAATAACAGCGCACAGAAGAGAAAGCTTCGGACAGCCATTTATGAATATCTGCAATGCAATCATGACGTTAGCAAAAAAATACCCTAATGTCACTTTTGTGTACCCGGTTCATCCCAATCCCAATGTAAGAAATCTTGTTTATTCAATGTTAGAACACACAGCCAACATCTTCCTTATCGAGCCGTTAGAATACGGACCTTTTGTTCACCTGATGAAACGCGCCTGCATTATTTTAACGGACTCTGGCGGCATTCAGGAAGAGGCGCCTTCCTTGCAGAAACCCGTCCTCATACTTCGTGAGGTAACTGAACGTCCGGAGGCCGTAATGGCGGGATGCGCAAAACTCGTCGGCACACGTCCAGAGACAATTATTCAAGAGACCATTCGCCTGCTGGAAGACCGGAAAGAATATCATCGAATGGCCCATGCGGTAAATCCTTTTGGAGACGGATATGCTGCAAAGCGCATTATCAACTTCATCAGAAACAAGTTCATTCATAACCAAGACACTCTGGAAGTTTTGGAATGTATTACGGGATGA
- a CDS encoding glycosyltransferase — MKRIDAPSQCSPKKDTYSLNKQIQQIQVYLTKAGKMLSFKDKPRVFAAVHHVNWERPGLVDGWAEITDTVHYDWGNAFDQYASDWHRNGKPAFNKELIRRVESSHREKPIDIFFSYLSGRWVYPETIQTINNLNIITVNISLDDTLKFWGVQETSGYSGTAEIAPEFDFCITCQSKEDVGKYYMVGARALFLPPGANPRIFSPLPVPRDIPVSFIGQCYGIRPHIIAWLKEHGIIVNTYGRGWLSAEISSQDMNAIYSRSLINLGFGFIGNSSVTGLKGRDFEVPLMGGLYLTTYNQALEDHFTIGEEIACYRNEVELRTQLSYYITHPDIALKIGASGRVRCLRDHTWINRFKTILNVIGISDYNHETSHGW, encoded by the coding sequence ATGAAACGAATCGATGCACCTTCGCAATGCAGTCCGAAAAAGGATACCTATTCATTGAATAAGCAGATTCAGCAGATTCAGGTATATCTGACGAAGGCAGGCAAAATGCTTTCTTTCAAAGACAAACCTCGTGTCTTTGCGGCGGTACATCATGTGAATTGGGAAAGACCTGGTTTAGTAGACGGCTGGGCCGAAATTACCGATACCGTACATTATGACTGGGGAAACGCCTTTGATCAATATGCCAGCGACTGGCATCGAAATGGCAAACCGGCGTTCAATAAAGAATTAATCCGCCGGGTGGAATCATCCCATCGGGAGAAACCGATTGATATTTTTTTCTCTTATCTCTCCGGCAGATGGGTTTATCCTGAAACGATACAAACCATTAACAACCTGAATATCATAACCGTCAACATTAGTTTAGACGACACCCTGAAATTTTGGGGAGTTCAGGAAACATCCGGTTATTCTGGAACTGCTGAAATTGCGCCTGAATTTGATTTTTGCATCACCTGCCAATCCAAAGAAGATGTTGGTAAATATTATATGGTTGGCGCCCGCGCACTATTTCTTCCGCCAGGAGCAAACCCGCGTATTTTTTCGCCGCTGCCAGTACCACGCGATATCCCTGTTTCTTTTATTGGGCAATGTTACGGTATAAGGCCCCATATCATTGCCTGGCTAAAAGAGCATGGCATCATCGTCAATACCTATGGTAGAGGCTGGCTCTCCGCTGAAATCTCATCCCAGGATATGAATGCAATTTATTCCCGTTCGCTTATCAACCTGGGCTTTGGCTTCATTGGTAATTCTTCAGTAACAGGTTTGAAAGGCAGAGATTTTGAAGTTCCCCTGATGGGAGGACTTTATCTGACAACGTATAATCAAGCGCTGGAAGATCATTTTACCATTGGAGAAGAGATTGCATGCTACCGGAACGAAGTTGAATTACGAACACAACTATCCTATTACATAACGCATCCGGATATCGCCTTAAAAATAGGAGCATCAGGAAGGGTGAGGTGTCTACGAGATCATACCTGGATTAACCGGTTTAAAACCATCCTGAACGTTATTGGCATCTCAGATTATAACCACGAAACGAGCCACGGATGGTAA
- a CDS encoding glycosyltransferase gives MGCKVISTDFRQERHNLAELLRQEADLVLVCKGEFISPDLIKSLPYPTALWYCEQIGTVEEADYESLLRRKELAYNATAFDFVFSHDMANIEIYKTIGCKRVHWLPSATVNTEVHKKLELPKKYDITFIGSKTSRRSTLLIALAKYFKVYTPNIWNSNELNQVFNESKVVLNIHLSDLLNMETRIGEVLGSGSFLLTEELSSNDLFTDGEHLVQWNRGNIEDMINKINYYLVHEDERERIAKTGHLFALEHHTFEKRMDQLLTFLGFDKYRHG, from the coding sequence ATGGGGTGTAAAGTCATTAGTACTGATTTCCGCCAGGAACGGCACAATCTCGCTGAACTCTTACGACAAGAAGCGGATCTTGTGCTTGTTTGCAAGGGTGAATTTATTTCTCCGGATTTGATAAAGTCGCTTCCTTACCCAACGGCGCTCTGGTATTGCGAGCAGATTGGCACGGTAGAGGAAGCAGATTATGAGTCTCTTCTCAGGAGAAAAGAGCTGGCATATAATGCAACTGCCTTTGATTTTGTTTTTTCTCACGATATGGCAAATATAGAAATTTACAAAACCATTGGCTGTAAGCGCGTGCATTGGTTACCTTCTGCAACTGTCAATACCGAAGTGCACAAAAAGCTTGAACTCCCTAAAAAATATGACATTACCTTTATTGGCAGCAAGACAAGCCGTCGCTCTACTCTCCTTATCGCTCTGGCAAAATATTTTAAGGTGTATACTCCAAATATATGGAACAGTAACGAGCTCAATCAGGTATTTAATGAGTCAAAAGTCGTCTTGAATATTCATCTGTCTGACCTGTTGAATATGGAAACCAGAATTGGTGAGGTGCTCGGTTCCGGGTCGTTTCTCCTTACCGAAGAACTTTCAAGCAACGATCTTTTTACCGACGGAGAGCACCTTGTTCAATGGAACAGGGGAAACATTGAGGACATGATAAACAAAATCAATTATTACCTTGTCCATGAGGATGAAAGGGAACGAATCGCTAAAACCGGGCATTTGTTTGCCCTTGAACATCATACTTTTGAGAAAAGAATGGATCAGTTACTGACTTTCCTGGGTTTTGATAAATACCGGCACGGTTAA
- a CDS encoding tetratricopeptide repeat protein, with amino-acid sequence MPISEAHKYFCKAEHLKETGLHREAITWYKKAIENDPHFIPAYYTLALLYHQTQQFDIAIRYLKKVIDLDPNDTSAMNNLGVLFYATDRLREAKQYLERALSIDGNYHEARDNLKKVHQKLKNAPLQFTHNRSMNSSDIPSLKVGFVSIWFERGQSYVTKILRDVIAREHETFIFARTGGVYGQPMLQVDGMWAAKNLTTFPDYDIPCEIFEKWINDNHLDVVIFNEEYDWKLVSLCKKKGIKTVTYLDYYKDDWKPYMRLYDAVLCSTKRTFLLVKDICKAYYLGWGVDTELFKPVSNGKKHTFFHNAGWLGINYRKMTPAVIIAFDAFSCNNSDLTLFIHAQAELERLPPEIVHIVRNNSRITYHKETVPAPGLYHKGNILIFPSKLEGLGLPLLEGLSCGMPVIATDAPPMNEFIRNGYNGLLVKVVQKLTRQDNIAFPEEIVDIHDLAAKMQELAKDNTLQAVMSNNSRAYAKQHLNLGKLKYEIDRVLHTLSTEAITPQR; translated from the coding sequence ATGCCGATATCAGAAGCACATAAATATTTCTGTAAAGCAGAACATTTAAAAGAGACCGGCCTCCATAGGGAGGCTATCACCTGGTATAAAAAGGCAATAGAGAATGATCCTCATTTCATTCCCGCATATTATACCCTTGCCCTTCTTTATCACCAGACACAGCAATTCGATATCGCCATCAGATATTTAAAAAAAGTAATCGATCTGGATCCCAACGATACCTCTGCAATGAATAACTTAGGGGTTCTCTTTTATGCAACAGACCGGCTTCGTGAGGCAAAGCAATATCTTGAAAGGGCGCTATCAATTGACGGAAATTACCACGAAGCGCGAGACAATCTAAAAAAAGTTCATCAAAAATTGAAAAACGCTCCCTTGCAATTCACCCATAATCGCTCCATGAATAGCAGCGATATTCCTTCTCTAAAGGTTGGATTTGTCAGCATTTGGTTTGAGCGAGGGCAATCATACGTAACGAAAATCTTGCGGGATGTTATTGCCCGGGAACACGAAACCTTTATTTTTGCCAGGACTGGCGGTGTATACGGGCAGCCTATGTTGCAAGTCGATGGCATGTGGGCGGCCAAGAATTTAACAACCTTTCCAGACTATGATATTCCCTGTGAAATATTTGAGAAATGGATAAACGACAATCACCTGGATGTCGTTATCTTCAATGAAGAATACGACTGGAAGCTTGTCAGCCTTTGCAAGAAAAAAGGAATCAAAACAGTAACTTATCTTGATTATTACAAGGATGACTGGAAACCCTATATGCGGTTGTATGATGCAGTACTCTGTTCTACCAAGCGCACTTTTCTTCTGGTGAAAGATATTTGCAAAGCCTATTACCTTGGATGGGGAGTCGATACAGAGCTTTTCAAACCCGTATCGAACGGAAAAAAACATACTTTTTTTCATAATGCAGGATGGCTCGGCATCAATTACCGTAAAATGACACCGGCCGTAATTATTGCTTTTGATGCGTTCTCTTGCAACAACTCAGACCTTACCTTATTTATCCACGCCCAGGCAGAACTAGAAAGACTCCCGCCGGAAATTGTACATATCGTCCGCAATAATTCCCGAATTACCTATCATAAGGAAACCGTACCGGCGCCAGGACTTTATCATAAAGGCAACATCCTGATTTTCCCAAGTAAGCTGGAAGGTCTGGGATTACCCCTCCTGGAAGGTTTATCCTGCGGGATGCCTGTCATTGCAACTGATGCACCACCTATGAACGAATTTATACGAAACGGTTACAATGGTCTTTTGGTTAAGGTAGTTCAAAAGCTAACGAGGCAGGACAACATAGCATTCCCCGAAGAAATTGTCGATATCCATGACTTGGCTGCAAAGATGCAAGAACTAGCAAAAGACAATACCCTGCAGGCTGTTATGTCAAATAATAGCCGCGCATATGCAAAACAGCACTTGAATTTAGGCAAATTAAAATATGAGATTGATCGGGTTTTACATACCCTGTCCACAGAAGCAATCACACCTCAGCGATAA